The window GTAAACAACCACCAGCTGACCTTCTCGGCCACCGCTCATCGGCGCAACAAATTAATACCAACGAGGTGGTCAGGACGAATAACGATAGTTGATCGGGGGAGAAGATTGTATGGACGTTCGAGATCGTGTGGGTCCCGCCGGTTCCTCCGTTCGCGCTTACCGGTCTCGAATGACGCGCCAAACGGAAGAAAGGAGTTTCTCTATTCGTTGGAATGTTTGGGGCCCACAAGCTCGGCGGATCTGTAAGTCAAAAGCGACGTCGTGTGCCCCATGTTGATGTGGTCGGAAAGAAGCCTCCATGTTATTGGTGTAGAACACAAACAATAGAAAATACATAATAATCTGACATTCCAAAAGCgatatttttaagaaaatgaaGATCTAGTCTTTGAGTTTTTTGTCTGGGAAATAACTCATCATAAAGCTCACaacaggatatatatatatatatatatcatagtcCCATAAGTGAATCGGCAGGATCAAAACAGTATTGCAAGATATGGAAGTGCAACAGTACTGATCAACCGACCATGGTGGTGCTGCTCTGATTAGTGGTTAAGATCGCTGAGGAATGGAATCAAGAAAAAATGGCTCAAGCGGGAACGGCGCCCATGATGCGGCGGTCTGGCGGTCATGGTTGCTGTACTGATGGTGCTCCGAAGGCTGCGGGTTGGCCGGCGAGGAGGTGGTGGCTGGATTGGAGACTCGCTCACAGGAAGGGCACATAGTGAGCGTGGTGGGAGGGGTCATTTGCATGTAAAGCTGGGGCGACAGCTTCAGGGCTctcagctcctggacttctttctGAAGCCTTCTGTTCTCTTCCGTCAGGCTCTCACAGCACTTCTTGAGGAACTCGCAGTCCACCTCCGTCTGCTTcagcttggtcctgcaacaaccgcATCAATATTGTTCGGTTTAATCCTTAAATGTCACTCTCATATCTACAATATAAAGACAAATGAGGATCTATGCATGTTGAACACCTTGCTCTTCTGTTTTGGAACCAGACTTCCACCTGCCTTGGCCGCAGATTGAGTTGTTCGGCCAATGCTAGCTTTTGCTTCTGCTCACCAAACAGAGACGGGAACATTATCTACGCAGCTACCATTTCGTATCATTCGCTGTTGTAGGACTGAcgggaagagaaagagagagagagaggaagaggggaGAAAGGCTTACGGGGTTCAGGGTGCTGTGCTTCTTGAAGCTCTCCTCGAGGACGGCGGACTGATCCTTTGAGAGACGGAGCTTCTTGCGGGAGCCCTCGCCATCCTCTTCGTCACTGACTACCCTGAAGCAGGCTCGCTCAGCGTCGTGGTCGTCCCCAGCGAGGGCGTGACGCTCAGCCCGCTTGCCGCCCACGCTTGAGACCGCGCTGTTGAGGGAGGACgcgcctccctcctcctcctcctcctcctccttactGACCTTTCCTGCTGTCGCAGCCACAGACGGCGCCCGATTCACGTCGATCATTGTCAATAGTGGTCGCGTCTCTCCTGCTCCACCCACGTTCGAGATTGATCCACCTGCAACCAACATGTAACGTGTCACTGTTTACCGATAGATTTTAGCAAAAGTGAAAACGGCAGCATCAGATCTACCGAGTCAAAAATGAACAAGGCTGAAACAGTACCTGAAGGACCGAGGAGGCGATGGCTTGACATTGgccaagaaggggaggaagaaggagcCATGAGGCTAAGACGAGGAGGGAAGTAATTGGTGGAAGTGTTTAAGCCAAGGCTTAGTGCTAGATCCTCtttttccatcatcatcatcgctaTGTTTGTTTGCTTACAACCTTCCTTCACTTGTCACTCTACTTCCTCTGCGTATTCTCAGCGTCACTGGAGTTCTTTGAGATGACACCACACGAAAAGATGGAGGAGAGAAAGCAGCCGAAAAAAGAGAAGAGTAGACCGGAGGAGGGGGTGCTCTCTTCTCCTTGGAGAATGGAATGCGGCAAGGGATGGGGGAACGGACTATATAGTAGTTTGTGCCCTCTCCATTGCGGCAATGATGACCTGTGTCAGAAGCTCCCCATTTCTTGCAATCATGAATGCTGGTACTGAATCCATCGACTGTTCAGATTAATGATTTGTTCTTATTTCCAAAAGTTCAGTCTCGACAGTTCCATCACTGTTCTCCGTCTCCACGCGTCACTGAACACCATAAACACAGGGCTTTTCCTCCGGTTGACCATTGACCGATTCATGCTTCCACGTAGTTCCACAAAATATCACCAACAAAGTGGGTTTTTTTTCCCTCTGGTAGAATCTAATGTGACAAATTACAAGCgataagaactttaagatgaaGAAAAGGACTGGTCCTCTTTTGTCTTCCACAAAAGTGGCACGAGTTGACCGAGTTGTGTGCATTGACCCTGAACAGTCTCGTGAATCCAAAGATGCTACCAATCTATGTGCATCATTTGCTTGGCCTTTTGAGTTGTGCAATTATCACGGTGTGTTGATGACATGGGGAACTACCACTCCATTCCCCTCCCCCATGCCATGGTAGGTGTGGCCAAGCTTCAACCAGCAGTCACAACAGTCTCACCTTAACCAACTCTGCTGTGCAACCATCATCACACTATCATCATCAACCATGATCCATCCTTGCTACCAAAGTCATCTTTTCAATTGCATATAACAGTATGTATAAGAGAACAATcagcataaaaataattttccatCATCACGATCATGTTCTGTAAATCATTAGATAGTTGTTGAATCATTCATCATGAGTTCTATGACTTCATCTAAAAACATTAACCAATATTCCAAAAATTATCTGATGGCAATCTTCAACTATCTTTCCTCAACTTCTTTCTCCTTTCACATGTAAGTGTGAGCAACACCAactgatccaaaagttacgggaaACACCAATCCATAGTTTCTCCATCCTGGCACAGCCATGTAACAGTGTTCTTCGAGTATGATCCATATATCAATGAGATGATATGTcattttccctcaacagaatagaactcttcttctttctccttgctTGAGAAAACAGCAACGTGTTCTATGTTTACTTGCAATTTTTTCTAGTGATTAGGGTGCTCACTGAGTTCGCAGGAAAGACGAGAAGAAGTCTTCCATTAGGAATACACATAGATATCGAATTTTTTGCTGCATGGATTTGCCATTTGCAAGTTTCTGAACAGGAGAATCGAATGGGTGTCGCCATCAACACTAAGGAGAGGTTTGTAAGCGAGAAAGGAACATATTATTAGATCAACAACATTTTTGTAGCACTTCACATGACAAGGTGGAAGAACACACCGACAAAAACCTTTTACCTCACAGGCTGGGAATCTTTCGAGCTCCATCGGCAACGTTATATCACGAAAGTCATGGTGTTGAGCCTCGCCAACCGACTCCATATGGCCGGAGATGTGGATCGCGAACGCAACACGCACTCACGAAAGCCTTGAATCCTCGAAACCAGAAGCACCAGTCGTCTGCATGGTGCAAGAACGAGGGTGAAGGGGATGATCCAGATTCCCAGTTCCAGTAGCAGCATCGTGCAGGCTCCTCTTCTGCTGGTTACTTCTTCTTGGCGCCCGCGACCATGCTTGTGTCTGCCACCGGGTTTCCTGCAGATGATGCTTACTAGCTTTAAATGGCTGGAAGACTTCATCCACCTTCCTAAAATGCACAGTCCAGTTGGTCATTCACGCAGAAAGACCGCCACAATTACTGCATGTGATGCCCAAAGTCGCTTGATCAAGTGAAGACACAGGTTAACTTTTGATGGTTTCAAGCTCCAGTAATTTATCGATCGATGCCCTTGGGATTGTGTGATCACATCAGCCACTTGGACTTTGGTGACACTATATACCTTGCTTGGCGTGTCTGCAAACGCAGAAGATTGCCGATACTGAAAGCGTGACATCTTCCTGTCATTTTGCTCACGAATAATAGCGTCATTGCGGTTCCCTTGGCTGTCTTGTCATATCATACAAAGTAATTGTTCATGCATCACGAGGGTGAGATAAAATAATGTTTTCGATTCATATAATACGAAGTCTGGAGATGTACGTACCACATTTGTCTTATTGTTATAGGTTCCAACACTGTTGAGCAATTCAATTATCCAGATCTAAGAACAGAAGTTTGACGAGGCATTGATCAGGATGAAAAATGAATTAGGTTGCGTTTGGATGCTTGAATGAGTGGAAGAACTGTCCCGATCATAGGCAAGAAATGAAATGATCGTGCAAGTAATAAAAGTGATTAAGATCGATTCTTCGTGAACCTTAGGTTATTTTTTGGAgtgaaaataata of the Musa acuminata AAA Group cultivar baxijiao chromosome BXJ3-2, Cavendish_Baxijiao_AAA, whole genome shotgun sequence genome contains:
- the LOC135631207 gene encoding homeobox-leucine zipper protein HAT4-like — encoded protein: MMMMEKEDLALSLGLNTSTNYFPPRLSLMAPSSSPSWPMSSHRLLGPSGGSISNVGGAGETRPLLTMIDVNRAPSVAATAGKVSKEEEEEEEGGASSLNSAVSSVGGKRAERHALAGDDHDAERACFRVVSDEEDGEGSRKKLRLSKDQSAVLEESFKKHSTLNPKQKLALAEQLNLRPRQVEVWFQNRRARTKLKQTEVDCEFLKKCCESLTEENRRLQKEVQELRALKLSPQLYMQMTPPTTLTMCPSCERVSNPATTSSPANPQPSEHHQYSNHDRQTAASWAPFPLEPFFLDSIPQRS